The following proteins come from a genomic window of Hydractinia symbiolongicarpus strain clone_291-10 chromosome 2, HSymV2.1, whole genome shotgun sequence:
- the LOC130629689 gene encoding ras-related protein Rab-3B-like produces the protein MAAASSDRHRSKDPADQNFDYMFKLLIIGNSSVGKTSFLFRYSDDSFTSAFVSTVGIDFKVQTVFRNDKRIKLQIWDTAGQERYRTITTAYYRGAMGFILMYDITNEESFKAVADWAGQVKTYSWDNTQVVLVGNKCDMEEERAVTYEQGKKLGDQLGFPFFEASAKDNVNVRQAFDKLVDVICERMTDTIDGDPTLVGGAKPGTANLSNKPNQSEGCSC, from the exons ATGGCAGCCGCTTCATCCGACAGGCACCGTAGCAAAGATCCTGCGGATCAGAATTTCGATTATATGTTCAAACTTTTAATCATAGGAAATTCTTCCGTAGGAAAAACAAGCTTTTTATTTAGATACTCAGATGATTCTTTTACATCCGCATTTGTATCTACTGTTGGAATTGACTTCAAAGTTCAgacagttttcagaaatgacaAACGCATTAAACTGCAAATTTGGGATACAG CTGGTCAAGAAAGGTATCGCACAATAACAACAGCTTATTACAGAGGTGCCATGGGATTTATTTTAATGTATGATATTACCAATGAAGAATCATTCAAGGCGGTTGCAGATTG GGCTGGTCAGGTAAAAACTTATTCATGGGATAATACTCAAGTCGTATTAGTTGGAAATAAATGTGATATGGAGGAAGAACGAGCAGTAACTTACGAACAAGGAAAAAAGTTAGGAGATCAACTTGGATTTCCATTTTTCGAGGCTTCTGCGAAAGATAATGTTAACGTACGTCAAGCATTTGATAAACTTGTTGATGTAATTTGTGAGAGAATGACAGATACAATTGACGGTGACCCAACGTTAGTTGGAGGAGCAAAGCCCGGAACAGCTAATTTATCGAATAAGCCTAATCAAAGCGAAGGTTGTTCATGTTAG